The DNA segment CGCAGTGCCCCGAGCGTGACATACGTCATATAGTCGTTCGGTTTGGCCGAGAGGATGGCGTCCACCAACCGATAAAGCGCCAGCGGCTTCGGCAATGTGGAGCAGATGTACGCCCAAAAGGCGTCTGCGTCAATGGAGTCGTAGCCCATGAGGCGAAACTCCTCCACCTTCGCTTCGCACAAGAACCTCACCTGGTCGGCATAAGGCCGAATCTCCGGTTGCATCAACGGATCGTCCACCGGCATCCCTCCGATGCGTGCCGAATAACAATTCCATCTCCCGATTCGAAAATCCTGTTTGTCCTGAAAAGTGGACTACAGATGCAGGGCTCGGCATACGGAATAGCGTAGGGTCACGGACAGGAGGGAACTCGGTTTGAGCCGCCAGACGTTTTTGCAGGGCGCACTCATTCTCATGATCGCTGGCATCGTCACGCGCATCATGGGCTTTATATACCGCATCGTGTTGACCCGCCTGATTGGCGCCGAGGCCATGGGCTTGTTTCAGATTGTGTTTCCGATTTTGGGGCTCGCGCTCACCTTGGTGACGATGGGTTTTCCTCTGGCCATCGCCAAGCTGGTCGCCGAGGCCGTCGCCAAACGCGACGCGGATCGGATCCGGCGCGTGATGCGCATTTCGTCGGCCTGCGTGCTGAGCGCCGCCGCGCTTTGTATGGGCCTGATGTACGCGTTCAGGCACGTCGTCGCCCAGTACTGGCTCACCGATCCGAGAGCCTACCCCACCTATCTTGCGATGATCCCGGTTGTCGGCGTGATCGCCGTGGCCAGCCTGTACCGAGGCTACTTTCAAGGAATTCAGGATATGTCACCGACCGCCTGGGCGTCGATTTTAGAACAGTCGGTGCGCATCGTCAGCATCTGGGGTCTGGCGGCCTACTTCGTGCGCTTTTCGCTCGCGTATGCCGCGATGGCGGCGATGATCGGCATGGTCCTCGGCGAACTCTCGGGCCTGTTGTTTCTCGTCTGGCAACAGCGGAGGCGGGCGCGCATGGCGCAGATTGTTCCAGAGCCCGCGTACGTCCGCACGTCCGAGCCCATGCGCGCCACGGTGCGAGCCATCACCCAACTCTCCCTGCCCGTCACCGCGAGTCGCCTCATTTGGTCGTTGATGTCTGCTGCGGAACCGATCCTCGTCTTGCGCGCGCTGGCCGCCGCGGGCGTTCCACTCAAGGAGGCAACCGCTCTGTACGGCGCCTATTCGGGCATGGCGATCCCGCTGTTGGTCTTCCCGACCGTCGTCACGTCGTCCCTCGCCACCAACTTGGTACCGGCCGTGGCGGAAGCGCAGGCGTCTGGGAACGTGGAGCGCATTCGCCACCGCCTGTCCCAGAGTATCACGGTCACGGCCATGGTGTCCTTCCCGGCTTCGATTGTGTTCACGTTTTTCGCGGCGCCGCTCACGCGCGCCATCTACGGGGACGCAGGGGTCGGGCCGATGCTCGCCATCATGGCGCCCTTCGTGTTTCTCCTCTGCCTGCAGGCACCTTTGACGGGGATCCTGCAAGGGCTCAACCGGGCGGGCACAGCCATGGTGAACTCCATTGTCGGCGGATTGGTGCGGCTTGGCGTCATTCTGGCGCTCGCGACGCGGCCATCGCTCGGCATCCTCGGCGTGAGCATCGCGACCGCGTTGTCCTTCACGCTCACGGCGGTCCTCCACCTCGTCGCGGTGGTGCGCGAAGTGGGCTTCCAAATGCGCACGACCTCCATCGTCCGCATCGGCATCGCGTCGGCCGCCATGCTCGCCTACATGCTCGCCATCACCTTCCGAAAAGGGCCCGCATTGCCGGGATCAGCGCTCTTGCTCGCCATCGTCGGCGGACTCCTGCTGTACTTTGCGCTGCTCTGCTCCCTGCGGGTGCTCACGTCGCGCGCCATCGAGCGCGTGCCTAAAGTGGGGCCGTGGCTCGCGGCCGTCGTCCGCCATCTTCCCTTCGCCATTTGAGCGCGGCGCCTCGTCCTTTTCATCGATCCACCACTCGCCGCGCCCGTTGACTCGGGCGTAAAAGACGCGCTCCAGCTGGTATCCCCTCTGGCGAAGCGCCTCGCGCAACCACGCTTCATCCTGTCCGAGCTGTTCAAGCGCTTTCCGCACGGGCTTGCCGTCCACAACCACCGTGAGGGAAAGGCCACTGTCCTCCGCCCGAACGCCGAGATCGCGCGCCGTGATGGGACGCGCCTCCGGCTTCGGCACGACACTCAGCTGCCCCGACGTTTCGAGGATGGCGAACTCGACGTCCGCCACGTCGGCGTAGCCTTGCTCGCGCAACTGGGTCAGGAGGTCGTGCACCGTGTAGCGGATGCGCTTCATTTCGCGATCGCAGATGCGGCCGTGGGCGATCAGGACCGACGGCTCGCCTTCGATCCAGTGGCGAAAGCGGTGGCTTTTCATCTGCAGAACGGCCACCACGAGTTGAAACAGCACGAGCGATCCGATGGAAAGAGCCGCCTCCCAGATGGGCACCCTGCGGTCCTCCATCGGCAGGGTCGATAACTCCGCGATCATGATGGACACCACGAGATCGAACACAGAAAGCTGGCCGATCTCGCGCTTGCCCATGATGCGCAGCGCCACCATCACCATGAGGTAGAGAACCAAGGCGCGCAGCGGAAACTGCCAGAGCGGTATGTGCGGCATGAATCAAGGCCCCTCCTCACCCAGGCAGTATGCCCGGAGAAGAGGGGGATCCATGCCGCTCAGCTTCGCGAGGACGGCTCCGATTCGCCGAGCTCGACCGCGCCGTGCAAGCGCGCGAACAATTCCTCGATGCGGTTGAACAAGTCCGCGCCGTCCTGGACGACGTCGTAGACCGCTATACTGGATGCGACGCGAATGCTCGTCGTCTGGTCCGCCACCCGGAATGGATGCTGCTCAAGCGACTGCGTCACGCGGCGACAGATCCCCGAGAGCTCCAGGTCCGACACGTTGGGAATAATGATGACGATCTCGTCGCCCCCGTACCGGCAGGCGAGCTCCGAGTGGCGCAAAACCTGGCGAATGACGACGCCGACCTGGCGCAGCACCTCGTCGCCCGCTTCAAATCCATAGACCGCATTGATTTCGCTGAAGTGGACGAGATCCAGGCAAATCACGCCCCAGCAGGTGGTGCCATGGGCCATTTCGTCTCGAACGCGAATGTTGACGAAGTGATGCGTGTAGAGGCTCGTGAGCGGATCGACGAACAGCTGCGTATCAAACTCGGGCGCGTACATCGCCGTGCGATTCCGCCCGCGCTGCTTGGCGCCCCAGTACATGGCGCTGTCCGCCTTCACGAGGAGATCGCGATCCGACTCGCTGTGATCCGGGCACGTCGCCATCCCGACGCTGACCGTGATGCCCTGCAGGTGGTAACCCTCAAAGTCGACGGCGAGCTTGGCCACGTCCTGGCGAATCGCCTCCCCGATGGCATACGCCTCGTTTGCGCTCGCCCACACGAGAACCGCAAACTCCTCGCCCCCATAGCGAGCCGCAATGCCATCCGGCGCCGCATGGCGCTCGAGGATCCGGCCGACCTCGCGGAGCACCACGTCGCCAGCCAGGTGGCCGTACGTATCGTTAAACCGCTTAAAGAAGTCGACGTCCACAATGAGCACCGAGACAGGGCGATGTTCTTGGAGCGACGTCCGGACGCGCCGCGACAGTTCCTCGTAGAAATAGCGATAGTTTAAGAGACCAGTCGCCTCGTCCCGAAACGAGCGATCCTGAAGTTCCCGGTACAGTTTGGCGTTCTCGAGCAACACCGACACCTGGCTCGCGAGGGCGTCCATGTACTCGTGCACGTGCGTGAACGCTTTCGGCCTCCTGGCGTAACAAACAATGGCGCCGTGGGCTTTTTGATGCGCGTGCATCGGAAAAATGGCCATGCTCATGAAGGTGACCGTCTCCCCGAGAAAGCGCACGCGCGGGTCCTTGCGGACGTCTGGGACGATGACGTGATCGCGCTGGTGGATGGTCTTCCAGATGACGCCGCCTTCCGATTCCGGCCAGCCCTCGAACGAGAACTCCGGCTCATACGACTTCGGGTAGACCGCGGCCGGCACGAGACACTCGCGGCTGTCGATGACAAAGACGGCCACGCAGTCGGCGAACGTCATCCGCCGCGCGAGGTGCGCCGCCTCGAACGCGATCTCCTGCATGTCAAATTCGGTGGCCAGTTTGGCGAGAGACTCGTGAATCTCCTGGAGGTCCATGGCCTGCCGGTGGGACCGCAGCATGTAGGCGAGCATCAAGAGCGGCAGCAGCATGACGGGCGCCAGCCACGCGCTTGTCGCATGGAGCATGACGACGAGGAGCGCGAACGGGATGCACAGCGCCAAATTGATCAAGTCCGTGAGCAGAGCGGCCCACACGGCCGACCACAAAAGCGTGCCGCGCAGCCACTGAAGGATTTGCACGAAGGCGTGATTGACCACGAGGAACAGCGCAGCCGACAGGACGAGGCAACCCACCTCGTACGCGTCGATGCGCGACATGGGAAGCGCGGCGCACAAATGAAGCAGCCACCACATGGCGAAGGCGGAGAGGGCGTACTGGCCAGCGTTGAAGAATACCGCTTCCAAGTCCCAATGTCGGCGCACGGCCGGAACGAATGCGGCCGCGATGGCGCACAGCATGGCCTCCTCTCGCCCGTTCAGCGCCACGTACGAGAAGAGCACAGCTGGTGTCAAACTCGCGGATCCCAACCTCAGTGGCACTGGCATGGCCTCGATCAAACACGCGAGCGCCAACATGACGACCAAGAACCACGCGTTCGTGTTGCGAAGGTCTGGGAGCCCTACGAGCACCACGCCACACCCGACGATCCCGACCATTAGACTGTACCAGGTTTGTCGCTTGAGCGGTATGCCTTCCGCCATACCGACACCCCCACCCCAACCCGCGCCCGTTCGAATTCTTCAAGTTTCCAGTATAAACAGTTCATATCTCAGCGGACAAGATCATAATTCCGGATCTCGCCGAATATCGTGTAGAGAAACTTGTACCAGGAGTGATTCCCGTGTCGAGATGGAACGAAGGCCAGCGGTTCGATGTCCTGCGCGCCATTCCCGTCGTCTACGGCATCGTTTGGAGCCTCTGCATTGCACTTTGCGGTACACTCGTCGTCTTTCTGATGGCGCACTATGGCGAGTGGAGCCCGGAGCGAATCACGACAGCGGCTTACGTCGTCCACTGCATCGCGGTGATGTGGGGCGCCATTGCGGCCGCGCGCCAAGCCCAGGGGCACGGTTGGTTTCACGGCGGCGCCACAGGCCTCATCTACGCGATCCTCATGGTGGCGATTGGCCTCGTCGTCGACAACACGTTCACCTTTGACGCAAGCGGCCTGTTTCGCATTCTCCTCATGTCCGTCATCGGCGCGTTCGGCGGCGTGATGGGCAATGCGTGGACTCGCTCCTGATGCCCCTGACAGGAGGCCGCTCGTCAGGCGACCGGCCTCCCCCATGGCGTCACATCTGCCCGCCGTGCTCCCGCCTGTGTTCGTCGAACTCACGCGACGCCTCCGAGGGATCCGCGTCCGATTCGGCGGCTTCGTCCGCGTGCGTGTGCCCTGCGTTCAGGGACTCGTCCTCGTCTTCGTCCGCCTCGTCCACCGCCTCCTCGGCTTCGGGCGCCGGACCCTCCTCGACCACGCGCACGATAGCCCGCTGATCCATTTCCACCTCGACGCCGTCGGCGATGCGCACGATGGCAATATCGCCTTGCATCTGCACGATCTCGCCGTACAAGCCGGCCGCCGTCATGACACGCGCGCCCGGCCCAAGTTTCTTCATCATCTCCGCACGGGTCTTCTGCTGCCGGCGCTGCGGCAGGAGGATCAGCACGTAGAAGACCACCACCAGGAGAATCAAGAACAGAATGCTGCTGCTTCCCTTCAAACTCACACGTCCTCTCGCTCGGATGTATAACCGTACCTATCGTAGAATTCGCGCTTGAACGCCAAAAACCTGTCCTCTTCGATGGACTTTCTTATTTCCCTCATCAGGTTGAGCAAAAAGTGCACATTGTGATACGTGGTCAACCGCACGCCGAGAATTTCGTCTGCCTTCAACAGGTGCCGGATATACGCCCGGGAAAACGTGCGACACACCCTGCACGAGCAGGCCGGATCGATGGGGCCGAAGTCCTCCCGATATTTGGCGTGTTTCATCACGACCTTGCCCGCAGACGTGAACACCGTGCCATTGCGGGCAATTCGCGTGGGAAGCACGCAGTCAAACATGTCCACGCCGCGCTCGACGCCCTCCAACAAATCGTCCGGACTTCCCACCCCCATGAGGTATCTCGGCTTGTCCCGAGGCATGAGCGGAGCGACGTGGCCGAGGATCTCGTACATGAGAGGCTTTGGCTCCCCGACGCTCAGCCCACCGATGGCGTAGCCGGGCAAATCGAGTTCCGCCAGCTCCTCCACCGCCCTCCGGCGCAAATCCAAGTGTTCTCCGCCCTGCACAATGCCGAACAGCGCCTGGTCCTCCGGGCGCGCGTGCGCCGCCTTGCACCGCTTCGCCCACGCAAGCGTGCGCTGCAAGGATGTCTCCAGGTACGATCTCGTCGCGCCATACGGCGGACATTCATCGAGCTGCATGATGATATCCGCGCCAAGCGCATTTTCGATGGCCATGACCGTCTCAGGAGAAAAGAAGCGGGGGCTGCCGTCGATGTGCGAGCGGAAGCGAACCCCTTCATCGGTGATTTTGCGCAGGCTTGCCAGGCTAAACACCTGAAAGCCCCCGCTGTCCGTCAAAACGGCACCCTTCCACTGCATAAAGCCGTGGAGCCCGCCCGCGCGCGCGACGACATCCTCGCCGGGCCGCAGATGGAGGTGATACGTGTTTGAGAGGATGATGCCCGCTCCAAGTTCCTCCAACTCCCACGGCGCCATGGTCTTGACGGTCGCCTGCGTGCCAACGGGCATGAACACGGGCGTCTCAATGACACCGTGCGGCGTGAACAATCGCCCTCGTCGCGCCTCGGTTTGGGAACAGCGCTTGATCAGTTCAAACCTGACCGGTGCCTGCAACATCTGCCCTCCTCTTGATGAACATCGCGTCGCCGAAGCTGAAAAAGCGGTACTCGCGCTCTACCGCTTCGCGATAGACGGCCTTAGCGTAGTCCGTCCCCATGATGGCGCAGACCAACATGAACAACGTCGACTTCGGCAGGTGGAAGTTCGTGATGAGCCCATCCATGATGCGGAACTGAAAGCCGGGATAGATGAAGATGTCCGTCTCGCCCTGTTTGGCCTCCAGAACCCCTGTCTGCCCCGCGGCTTCCAGCGTGCGCAAGGCCGTCGTGCCCACCGCTATCACGGGCCGGCCCTCCGCCTTGGCCCGGTTCACGATCTCGGCCGTCTCCGGACTCACCTCGTACCATTCGCTGTGCATCCGGTGCTCTTCGACGTTCTCCACCTGCACGGGACGGAACGTGCCGATACCCACGTGCAAGGTCACGTGGCAAAGCTGCACGCCCTTCTCCCGCAGGCGCTGAAGCAGCCGATCGGTGAAGTGGAGGCCCGCCGTCGGCGCCGCAACCGAGCCCTCGCGCTTCGCGTACACGGTCTGGTACCGCTCCTTGTCCTCCAGCGTCTCATGGATGTACGGCGGGAGGGGCACCTCGCCGAAGCGATGCGCCACGTCGGTCACCGCCTCGTCCGTCAGAAACCGCACCAGGCGGATCCCTTCGTCTTCTTCTCCGACGATTTCGAGTTCCACCCGGTCAGCGCCTTCGCCGAGCACCAGTCGATGGCCGACGCGCAACCGCTTGGCAGGCCGCGCCAGGCATTGCCACGTATTGGGCTGGCTTTCGTCGGGTTTGACGAGCAACAACTCCACGCGGCCGCCCGTGTCAGGCTTGACGGCAAACAATCGCGCAGGAAGGACGCGCGAGTCATTCATGACGAGGACATCGCCAGGATGAAGCTCGTCGACGATGTCGGCAAAGATTCGATGAGAAACGACGCGATCGACCGGGTCGACCACGAGCAACCGGGATTGATCGCGCTCCGGCAGCGGGTGCTGCGCGATGAGGTGTTCCGGAAGTTCATAATCGAAGTCCTCGACACGCATAGGAATTTGCCTCCAGCCATTCACAAGGTGAAAACGTGAAAAAGCTGTCCCATCCGCGGGACAGCCCGGTTCGTCACGTGTTTCTGCATGACCAAGGGTCGAAGAGCAATGCCCATTGGAGACGAACGAGCATCACCCATTATAACGAGGCTCGCTGTGCGAATTCAAAGGTTGGCTCAGCGCCGCCTCCACGATGCTCGCCACTTCCTCGTAATTGCCGGTGTTCAAGCCTTCAAGCGCCGTGTGCAGGTCGTGCGCCTGGGCCACGACGGTCTGCAGATTGGCGGAGGCGAGATCGCTCAGGTGAACGTGGACGCCGACGTCCTGAGCGAGGAGATAGCTCGCGTACTGCGCCGGCGCCACGTGATTCGCGACGGCCTGTTTCCATACGTCAGGGGAGAGTGCCATGCTGTACACGTTGCCCTGCCCCTCGGTGGCGCCCTGGATGGCGCTCGCCACGGCCCGCACGATGTCGGGATTTGTGCCGCCGTCGAGCGACGTCGTGGCCACCACGACGCTGTCGTTGCGCGGCATCTGCCCTTCCGCCGCGAGTTGGCCGACGAGCAACTTCACCGCCTGCGACAA comes from the Alicyclobacillus vulcanalis genome and includes:
- a CDS encoding post-transcriptional regulator — its product is MPVDDPLMQPEIRPYADQVRFLCEAKVEEFRLMGYDSIDADAFWAYICSTLPKPLALYRLVDAILSAKPNDYMTYVTLGALRGDIERSEDV
- the spoVB gene encoding stage V sporulation protein B — translated: MSRQTFLQGALILMIAGIVTRIMGFIYRIVLTRLIGAEAMGLFQIVFPILGLALTLVTMGFPLAIAKLVAEAVAKRDADRIRRVMRISSACVLSAAALCMGLMYAFRHVVAQYWLTDPRAYPTYLAMIPVVGVIAVASLYRGYFQGIQDMSPTAWASILEQSVRIVSIWGLAAYFVRFSLAYAAMAAMIGMVLGELSGLLFLVWQQRRRARMAQIVPEPAYVRTSEPMRATVRAITQLSLPVTASRLIWSLMSAAEPILVLRALAAAGVPLKEATALYGAYSGMAIPLLVFPTVVTSSLATNLVPAVAEAQASGNVERIRHRLSQSITVTAMVSFPASIVFTFFAAPLTRAIYGDAGVGPMLAIMAPFVFLLCLQAPLTGILQGLNRAGTAMVNSIVGGLVRLGVILALATRPSLGILGVSIATALSFTLTAVLHLVAVVREVGFQMRTTSIVRIGIASAAMLAYMLAITFRKGPALPGSALLLAIVGGLLLYFALLCSLRVLTSRAIERVPKVGPWLAAVVRHLPFAI
- a CDS encoding sensor domain-containing diguanylate cyclase; translated protein: MAEGIPLKRQTWYSLMVGIVGCGVVLVGLPDLRNTNAWFLVVMLALACLIEAMPVPLRLGSASLTPAVLFSYVALNGREEAMLCAIAAAFVPAVRRHWDLEAVFFNAGQYALSAFAMWWLLHLCAALPMSRIDAYEVGCLVLSAALFLVVNHAFVQILQWLRGTLLWSAVWAALLTDLINLALCIPFALLVVMLHATSAWLAPVMLLPLLMLAYMLRSHRQAMDLQEIHESLAKLATEFDMQEIAFEAAHLARRMTFADCVAVFVIDSRECLVPAAVYPKSYEPEFSFEGWPESEGGVIWKTIHQRDHVIVPDVRKDPRVRFLGETVTFMSMAIFPMHAHQKAHGAIVCYARRPKAFTHVHEYMDALASQVSVLLENAKLYRELQDRSFRDEATGLLNYRYFYEELSRRVRTSLQEHRPVSVLIVDVDFFKRFNDTYGHLAGDVVLREVGRILERHAAPDGIAARYGGEEFAVLVWASANEAYAIGEAIRQDVAKLAVDFEGYHLQGITVSVGMATCPDHSESDRDLLVKADSAMYWGAKQRGRNRTAMYAPEFDTQLFVDPLTSLYTHHFVNIRVRDEMAHGTTCWGVICLDLVHFSEINAVYGFEAGDEVLRQVGVVIRQVLRHSELACRYGGDEIVIIIPNVSDLELSGICRRVTQSLEQHPFRVADQTTSIRVASSIAVYDVVQDGADLFNRIEELFARLHGAVELGESEPSSRS
- a CDS encoding TIGR04086 family membrane protein, giving the protein MSRWNEGQRFDVLRAIPVVYGIVWSLCIALCGTLVVFLMAHYGEWSPERITTAAYVVHCIAVMWGAIAAARQAQGHGWFHGGATGLIYAILMVAIGLVVDNTFTFDASGLFRILLMSVIGAFGGVMGNAWTRS
- the yajC gene encoding preprotein translocase subunit YajC, which encodes MKGSSSILFLILLVVVFYVLILLPQRRQQKTRAEMMKKLGPGARVMTAAGLYGEIVQMQGDIAIVRIADGVEVEMDQRAIVRVVEEGPAPEAEEAVDEADEDEDESLNAGHTHADEAAESDADPSEASREFDEHRREHGGQM
- the tgt gene encoding tRNA guanosine(34) transglycosylase Tgt; translated protein: MQAPVRFELIKRCSQTEARRGRLFTPHGVIETPVFMPVGTQATVKTMAPWELEELGAGIILSNTYHLHLRPGEDVVARAGGLHGFMQWKGAVLTDSGGFQVFSLASLRKITDEGVRFRSHIDGSPRFFSPETVMAIENALGADIIMQLDECPPYGATRSYLETSLQRTLAWAKRCKAAHARPEDQALFGIVQGGEHLDLRRRAVEELAELDLPGYAIGGLSVGEPKPLMYEILGHVAPLMPRDKPRYLMGVGSPDDLLEGVERGVDMFDCVLPTRIARNGTVFTSAGKVVMKHAKYREDFGPIDPACSCRVCRTFSRAYIRHLLKADEILGVRLTTYHNVHFLLNLMREIRKSIEEDRFLAFKREFYDRYGYTSEREDV
- the queA gene encoding tRNA preQ1(34) S-adenosylmethionine ribosyltransferase-isomerase QueA; this encodes MRVEDFDYELPEHLIAQHPLPERDQSRLLVVDPVDRVVSHRIFADIVDELHPGDVLVMNDSRVLPARLFAVKPDTGGRVELLLVKPDESQPNTWQCLARPAKRLRVGHRLVLGEGADRVELEIVGEEDEGIRLVRFLTDEAVTDVAHRFGEVPLPPYIHETLEDKERYQTVYAKREGSVAAPTAGLHFTDRLLQRLREKGVQLCHVTLHVGIGTFRPVQVENVEEHRMHSEWYEVSPETAEIVNRAKAEGRPVIAVGTTALRTLEAAGQTGVLEAKQGETDIFIYPGFQFRIMDGLITNFHLPKSTLFMLVCAIMGTDYAKAVYREAVEREYRFFSFGDAMFIKRRADVAGTGQV
- a CDS encoding anti-sigma factor domain-containing protein is translated as MSVRFRSRAVVMAFDGHEAIVLTGDGAFIRVAKSPGMSIGDVIDMQGAVPSPRPWRRALAKRRVAFGAVAASVLCAALAVTGLSTIGFGARAQALVSVDANAEWSLAVDKHMRVVSASAYNAVGQSVLARVRVKGEPLSQAVKLLVGQLAAEGQMPRNDSVVVATTSLDGGTNPDIVRAVASAIQGATEGQGNVYSMALSPDVWKQAVANHVAPAQYASYLLAQDVGVHVHLSDLASANLQTVVAQAHDLHTALEGLNTGNYEEVASIVEAALSQPLNSHSEPRYNG